From Bacteroidota bacterium, the proteins below share one genomic window:
- a CDS encoding SpoIIE family protein phosphatase — translation MSGRFFLLILVCLVRLLLPDRLIAQHHGYYIENHLPAAYNGFDQVWHTVQDKHGLMFFGGTSEVFCFDGQNWDHIAVKPGAACRNLYYDEVNDVVYIASVGDFGYLRRNTGGNFVYESLCKGLPEKQKAFTDVWKVNAAGGAIYFQSAERIFQVKDKKITQIIEAGVNTFALSFTVNEKLYVRQRNVGLMEVSGNRIWPVAGCERFATERLMGMLSEKNGTLLLLTGDHGFMRYSPARKTLDTIPCINDEFLMRAGVLGCIYANDSSIAVCSRSGIAFYTTSGKIISIVNKKSGLSDETVSSVFTDNYKNIWATHNYGISRITFNSPIRIFNSQAGFEGSLISLGYADSVLYFSTTEGLYAAREPESGYSPLSFQKIANLQTEIWEILPAEKDLLLCTSAGLILIRNQQPQYITHSYTNCLRNIPGKDKSYIAFEKGSISLVECNDAGQYSVIHQFNLDAEEIIRVSSPQQISTSNENYVIWGANRFKQGLRIELNLKSNTIQIRKYGQQNGFPENDFYPVIINDSIYYIHNHSAIRYQPAKDNGRNAVCFTNAADIFSKFYTNTGLRISPPADPGLLLEPLDNKPEILFGNFGNTVRYLPYQLTNMPDKSAINQSLLTSNYIWTVSATTIMSIRHHNTMPASGKPFVAMVRKVIAGKDSILRSNITLSNYSFSTPISYSLRDITFHFSSPCIEFVSEMSFRCKLEGFDTAWFNTGSLTFKSYTNLPEGNYTFSVQAISVTGNVSENAVFHFVILPPWYRTGWAYAGYIFILGVLITLTAKLSAARLRKQKQRLEQVIQQRTTEVQQQKKLVETQKAELETAYTDIRDSIHYARRIQSAILPLESDMQKLFGSFFVFYQPQDIVSGDFYWCAEHQGLKFLACVDCTGHGVPGAFMSMIGNTLLNHLIVERGLTQPHEILEHLHNGVRHALKQDSVGETKDGMDLALIVIDKQNNLQYAGANRALWYIRNSSLHEIKPVKRAIAGDMHALPPAFVSHTLILEPNDCIYLSTDGYADQFGGERGKKFMVKRFHELLINLHKLPMNEQQTIIANTFNKWKGNLQQVDDVLVLGISV, via the coding sequence ATGTCAGGAAGATTTTTTCTTTTGATTCTTGTTTGTCTCGTAAGGCTACTTTTGCCGGATCGCCTCATCGCGCAGCATCATGGCTACTATATAGAAAATCATTTACCGGCAGCGTACAACGGATTTGATCAGGTATGGCATACTGTACAGGATAAGCACGGGCTTATGTTTTTCGGCGGGACATCAGAAGTATTTTGTTTCGACGGGCAAAACTGGGATCATATTGCTGTAAAACCGGGTGCGGCATGCCGTAACTTGTATTACGACGAAGTGAATGATGTGGTGTATATAGCTTCAGTGGGAGATTTTGGTTACCTGAGGCGAAATACCGGCGGCAATTTTGTGTATGAATCCCTTTGTAAAGGGTTGCCTGAGAAACAAAAAGCGTTTACCGATGTATGGAAAGTAAATGCGGCCGGCGGAGCTATATATTTTCAGTCTGCGGAACGCATTTTTCAGGTAAAGGATAAAAAGATTACCCAAATTATTGAGGCCGGAGTCAATACATTCGCCCTTTCCTTTACGGTTAACGAAAAACTGTATGTACGGCAGCGCAATGTGGGACTAATGGAAGTTTCGGGTAACCGGATATGGCCGGTAGCGGGTTGCGAACGTTTTGCCACCGAACGCCTGATGGGTATGCTTAGTGAAAAAAACGGCACCCTGCTTTTGCTCACCGGTGATCATGGTTTTATGCGCTATTCGCCCGCCCGGAAAACACTGGATACCATTCCTTGCATAAACGATGAATTTCTAATGCGTGCAGGTGTACTCGGCTGCATTTATGCCAACGACTCAAGCATTGCCGTGTGCAGCCGAAGCGGCATTGCGTTCTACACCACCTCCGGAAAAATTATTTCAATTGTCAATAAAAAATCAGGACTCAGCGACGAAACAGTTTCATCCGTATTTACCGATAATTACAAAAATATCTGGGCCACTCATAATTACGGTATAAGCCGTATTACCTTCAATTCGCCCATTCGCATTTTCAATTCACAGGCGGGATTCGAAGGAAGTCTCATTTCTCTTGGCTATGCCGACAGCGTGCTCTACTTCAGTACCACCGAAGGACTTTACGCAGCACGTGAACCGGAGAGCGGATATTCTCCACTTTCCTTTCAGAAAATAGCAAATCTTCAAACAGAAATCTGGGAAATTTTACCCGCAGAAAAAGATCTGTTACTGTGTACAAGTGCCGGACTTATTCTCATTCGTAATCAACAACCACAATACATTACACACTCCTATACCAATTGCCTGCGAAACATACCGGGAAAAGACAAAAGCTATATCGCTTTTGAAAAAGGGAGCATTAGCCTTGTGGAATGTAACGATGCCGGACAATACAGTGTAATTCATCAATTCAATCTTGATGCAGAAGAAATAATCCGTGTTTCCTCACCACAGCAAATCAGCACATCGAATGAAAACTATGTAATCTGGGGAGCAAACCGATTTAAGCAAGGTCTCCGCATCGAGCTCAATCTGAAATCAAACACAATACAGATACGTAAATACGGGCAACAAAACGGATTTCCGGAAAACGACTTTTACCCTGTAATTATTAACGACAGCATATACTATATACACAACCACAGTGCTATTCGCTACCAGCCAGCCAAAGACAATGGCCGAAACGCTGTTTGCTTTACGAATGCGGCTGATATCTTTTCAAAGTTTTACACAAACACCGGCCTGCGCATATCACCACCTGCAGATCCCGGACTTTTGCTGGAACCGCTTGATAACAAACCGGAAATATTATTTGGAAATTTTGGTAATACGGTGCGTTACTTGCCTTATCAGCTTACGAATATGCCCGACAAGTCGGCCATTAACCAGTCGCTGCTTACATCAAACTATATCTGGACGGTTTCTGCCACCACTATCATGTCAATAAGGCATCACAATACGATGCCGGCCTCCGGAAAGCCTTTTGTAGCTATGGTGCGCAAGGTAATTGCGGGCAAAGACTCAATACTGCGTTCCAATATCACGCTCAGCAACTATAGCTTTTCAACCCCAATCAGCTATTCACTCCGTGATATTACGTTTCACTTTTCATCGCCCTGCATTGAGTTTGTATCAGAAATGAGTTTCAGATGTAAGCTCGAAGGCTTTGATACAGCGTGGTTCAATACAGGTTCGCTTACCTTTAAATCATACACCAACCTGCCTGAAGGCAATTACACATTTAGCGTACAGGCCATTTCAGTAACCGGAAACGTATCAGAAAATGCAGTCTTTCATTTTGTCATTCTTCCGCCCTGGTATCGCACCGGATGGGCTTATGCAGGCTACATATTTATTTTGGGTGTGCTTATCACACTTACAGCTAAATTAAGTGCCGCACGCTTACGTAAACAAAAACAGCGGCTTGAGCAAGTGATACAACAACGAACCACCGAAGTACAACAGCAGAAAAAACTAGTAGAAACACAAAAGGCCGAACTCGAAACCGCATATACCGATATCCGCGACAGCATCCATTATGCACGTCGCATACAAAGCGCCATTCTCCCGCTCGAAAGCGATATGCAAAAACTCTTCGGCAGTTTCTTTGTGTTTTATCAGCCACAGGATATTGTAAGCGGCGACTTCTACTGGTGTGCTGAACATCAGGGACTGAAATTTCTGGCATGTGTAGATTGCACAGGACATGGTGTGCCGGGTGCATTTATGAGCATGATTGGAAATACATTGCTCAACCATCTAATCGTTGAACGCGGACTCACACAACCGCACGAAATACTGGAACATCTACACAACGGCGTGCGACATGCACTCAAGCAGGACTCCGTGGGCGAAACGAAAGACGGCATGGATTTGGCCCTCATTGTCATCGACAAACAAAATAACCTGCAGTATGCCGGTGCTAACCGCGCACTCTGGTATA